From the Helianthus annuus cultivar XRQ/B chromosome 17, HanXRQr2.0-SUNRISE, whole genome shotgun sequence genome, the window tttatgtttttcattttgGGATATCAGAAAGAACCCTTTGATTAAGATTTTTTCGGTTAGGGAGAAAAGTTAAGACGCGAGGTATACGTGGCTTTAACAGCCCAGTTGCCTGGAATTACATCTCTTGCCGACAAAGTTCTTCCGGTCGAGAGCGTGGTGAGTTTGACCGAGAATGGTCCTCTGAGTGGTCCTCTCACAATCACCCAATTTGCACCCCAAACATGGCTCATCTTTAGCCATTCGGTCGAATGCGCCTGTTGATTCACACACATAAACACACTCAATATCTAACCCAATATGAATACGTGACAAATCAGAGCTAACATTTTTTTTTATCGTGAAAACCCATTATTGATATCAAATGAGATCCCATCAATACCCAACAAACTAATGAGATCATGTAGCCTTAAAATTAAAAACTCAAACCCCGCTTGTGCTATTTTAATTCATATTTTTGTTTGATCCCAAAatgatattattattaataatttaatatttaaaaaatagtAACTGAAAAAAGAAATGCTGGTTGGAAATAAGTGGTACAATATATTAATTCAAAATTTATCAATCAAGCACAAAATGGGAAAGCACTTGGATCACAATAAAACCGCCACTAACGACTTTAAGTTGATTAATCAAATATATTTTTCTGACTTAATGGATACACAACTATATTATTTTTATGATTATGATATTATGGGCTTTAAAAATAAATATCtcgtttattattatattattatgtgCAGTACGTTTCAGTTTTCTGTATTATTCTAGTTATAACGAGATCCACAAGAACCAAAAACAACTACATAGTAGTTCTAACAACTTGTACTCTATGCTGTAAAAGGTTGTACGTTAAGGTACAAGAGTGTATCCGACATATTCGGATATCAACATGCTTCTTTTATGaaagagtgtgttttatttatttaaaaagctGCTTATAAAGTAGTTTCTTTTGACTATTTTGCCCATCTTTACAAACCACATTCTTCAACTCCTTAACTTATTCCTTACTTGCTGTGTTAGTTAATCGAATCGGTTTTGTAACTAAATTTGACTACGACTCGAAACTGAACCGAAAGGAGAAAAAAACCAATTATGAAAAGCTTACCTCTCTTATATGCATAGATCCAACATCACCATCTCCACCCTCGAATTCGACCAAAAGCGAAAGCCAATAATTCGTGGATCCTTCGTTTACATGAAAGGCGATGTTTCTACCAGGGTATTTACACGGTGTTCTacaatttataaaataaaatgcCATAGTTAGATCGAATTCAATAATTTTAACGGTAATTAAGATACATATAGAATttaaaaacaaaacttttattaatattaaatacattttatttatatgaaTTTTTAATTCTTTTACCTGTAGTAGCAAACATCCACAATATTAAATAGGGTGGTTTTCGTCATTCCAAAATTGTGGTGGGCTTTTAATGACATATATTGAAAGAATGAGGTCATTTAACTAAATAATtcttttcaacaaaaaaaaactaaacacaaaaaaacaaaaaagaaaactaGAAGACCGTTAAATAAGTATAGCCGCAAAAGAATAGCAAAAATACCGGCGGTAAACAATGTTGAGCACACCACGGTCACGAAGCTGGCTGTGGTCACCGGCTACCGCCATTCGACCAAAAGCGGCACCGCTAAGGTCAAAATGTGTCTTTCCACCAGAGCAGTATCCGCCGGGACATTCATCGGTTATAATAACCGTCACGGCCCGGCGGGAACAAATCGATTTATCCAAACACTTCACTTTGTAACAGGCCCCACACCCTTCACCACCCTTAAACAGAATCGGACTCACTGCTCCCACACGCGCCCGAAACGGTTTCACATCCACCAGAGATCCGTACCCACACGCGCCACCTGCGCAAGTAGAATTAGTTTCTTACACACACAAAATTATCAATTTATCTtttttacttatattattttatttttattttttaactagGAACACATATATCCCCTAAAATCCTGTCCTAAAATAAAGGTGGAACAAAGCATTGTAAAGAGGTCCTTTAACCCACAAGAAATTGTtgaatttttatatattaaatttgattttttttacttttataataTAAGACATTATTTGGATCCTTTAGTTATAGCCgatcaagaaaaaaaaaaaaagccttaTTGTGACCCTCGATAAAAAAAAAGGTTCCGGTTGCACTAATGGTAGCTAAAATCAGTGGCGAAACTTGTCCCGAATGAcggagggtcgaaaacgtatatacccaaaaatttctatagaaccgggggtcgaaaatgtatatagccaaaatttctatacgaaaactatatgtataacactactgagcaaacccccccc encodes:
- the LOC110920617 gene encoding expansin-B3; the protein is MVFVTSNLTRIVLWWFTTVVFWCSEISGAKVKHVTSSHWLPATATWYGSPEGDGSDGGACGYGSLVDVKPFRARVGAVSPILFKGGEGCGACYKVKCLDKSICSRRAVTVIITDECPGGYCSGGKTHFDLSGAAFGRMAVAGDHSQLRDRGVLNIVYRRTPCKYPGRNIAFHVNEGSTNYWLSLLVEFEGGDGDVGSMHIREAHSTEWLKMSHVWGANWVIVRGPLRGPFSVKLTTLSTGRTLSARDVIPGNWAVKATYTSRLNFSP